DNA sequence from the Acidobacteriota bacterium genome:
CGCCGCGATGGCCGGCAACGTCGACGTAGCTCGCCCTGTCCACCCGGCCGTTCAGGTCCTGGCTCGCACAGCCGTGATCGACGTAGTCCATGACATCCCGGCCCTCGCGTGACTCCGGATCGACCGCGCGGACGGCGCCGTCCGGATTCAGCCGGCAGGGCACGAAGCCGAACTCGGAGGGCGCGCCCTCCGCGAGCTTGACGTAGCCCAGAGCCGTCATCCGGGCCTCGGGATGAAGCGGCATCAGCGGCCAGCCCCTGCGCGGCGCCACGCCGTAGTAGTCCGCATCGTCGTCGAGGACCGGCATGGCGGCGACCATCTCCTCCGGCCAGCGGTCGAGCCGCACGTCGAAGACGAAGTGGCCGAGTCCGTAGAACACCGGCCGGTCGCGGTACCACTCCATGCCGCGCAACACGTGCTGGTGATGGCCGACCACGATGTCGACGCCCTGGTCGATGCACAGGCGGGCGGTGCGCAGCTCGTGGTCGGTCAGGTGGTGGGCCTTGAAGTGGTCGCCCCAGTGGAAGCTGGCCACCACGAGATCCGCCTGCTCGCGGGCGGCGGCGATGTCGGCCTCCAGGTTGTCGTGGTCCGTCCTGTCGGGCACGGTCGAGACTCGGGGATTGGCCCCCGGCGTGTAGTAGTCGTCGATCAGGTCCTGGTAGAAGTTGTGCGCCCTGAGCGGCGCCAGCCCGGCCAGGCTCCCCCGCGCCTCGTAGCCGCGGGGAAAGACCGAGGCGTAGGCCAGGTAGGCGACCTTCACGCCGCCGGTTTCGAGGATCGCGGGAGCGCGGGCCTCTTCGAGGCTGCCGCCGGCGCCGCAGGTCCTGACCCCCTGCTCGTGCAGACGCCGCCGGTTCTCGAGCATCGCCTCGCGGCCGCCGTCCAGGATGTGGTTGTTCGCCAGTGACAGCACGTCGAAGCCGACCCGGCTCAGGACGTCGAGATTGCGCGCGGGCGGGACGAGGGCCGCCCCGGCGCTGGGTACCGAGCGGGGATTGTCGGAGTACGGGCCCTCCAGGTTGCCGAACAGCACGTCCGGCGCGGCGAGAAGATCGCGCACCGGCGCGTAGGCCTCGTCCGGATCGTCGCGATCGGTGAGCAGATCGCCGACGAAGCCGAGAAGCACGTCGCCGTCGGCGGCGCGGACTGAAGAGGGGCCGCCGACCAGCGCGACGACGCCGGCAGCGGCGCTTGATCTGAGGAACTGTCGCCGGTTCACGTTCGCACCTCCGAATCAGCGGTCGATCCACGCGCCGCAGATCGCTACCGCCTCGGCGAGCTTGTCGCCCTGACCGAGGTAGTAGTGAGTGGCCCCGGCGATCTCGTGGAACTCCTTGTCGTCGTGGCAGACCGCGGCGTAGAGCCGCCGCGCGTGGCTGGGGGTACACGCCTCGTCGGCGCCGTTGTTGACGACCAGCACCGGAACGCTGATGTCGGCGGCGCACGCGAGCCCGTCGGCGTTCGACTTCTCGAGGCTCCACTGCGATAGCCAGCTCCGCAGCGTCGTGAATCGCGCCAGGCCGGTCGGCCCCGTGTTCACGGTCTCCGGGTCGCCGAGGTAGCACCGACCCGGCGGCCGGTCGTTCGGGTCGACAGCCGGGTCGAGCCAGCGCGGGTCGGCCATCGTCCCCTGGACGACGAAGCAGTGCTCCTTCCGGGCGCCGTCCTCGCGTTTCAGATCCGCCAGCGTCTCGAGCGCCCAGGCCGTGATCCGCGCGTTGCGGGCGACCTGCGCCCGCCGGTAGCGCTCGAGGAACTCGTCCGAGTAGGGCGGCTGATTCGGGTTGTCCGGGTTGTAGAGATCGAGCTCCGGGTCCTTCCGGTGCGGCTCGCGCTCGTCGAGGATCGAGGCGTCCATCCACTCGGTGAGCGTTCCGGCGCGGCTGATGTGCGCGGCCAGCAGCATCACGCCGTCGGCCGGAATCAGCCCGGCCGCGGTCAGGTCGTACGGGTCCCCGGCCGGTGTGTGGGTGACGGTCGGGTTCTCCGCCTGCTGCTGGTAGTAGAGCGACAGCGAGCCGCCGCCGCTCCACCCTCCGAGCAGGACGCGCTCGTAGCCGAGTTCCTCCCTGGCGTGCTGGATCGTGCGGCCGAGGTCGACCACGCACTTCTCCATGATGAGGGCCGTGTCGTTGCCGCGATAGCGCCCGTTGCAGTAGATGACGTGGTGGCCAGCCGCCGCCAGTCCCCGCACCAGCGGCAGCCAGGCGCCGCCGCCGATCGGGTGGTTGAAGATGACGACCGTCTTCGAGGCGCGCTCGCGCGGCCGCAGCAGGTGACCGTCGAAGAAGACGAAGCCGCCCGGCCCGCCGTAGACGTCGCCGAAGTCGGCGGTCTCCCGGAAGAAGACCGGGAAGGGAATGCGATCGTAGGGCTCGATCATGGCGGCTCGACCGGTCAGAACTCGACGCGAGGAAGCGCGGCCTCGATCGCGTCCCGCTGGGGTTCCAGGTGCTTCGGAAGCGAGAGGATCGTCCCCAGCGAGTCGAGGTCCTCGTCCACCGTCCAGCCCGGGTCGAGGTTCGACAGCTCCAGGTTGATGCCTCCCGGCGCAGTGAAGTACGTCGAGTGGAACCAGCCGCGGTCCCGGGCCCCGGTCACGATCAGGCCGGCGCCGGCGAGGATCCGGGTCCACCGTTCCATGTCCTCGACACTGTCGACCGTCAGCGCGATGTGGTGCAGGCCGCCGAGACCGTGCCGTCCCCAGGGCCCGTCGCCTCGCTCGACGACGTCGATCAGCTTGCCGGGCTCGTTGCCGCCTACCGCGAGCCGCGTGCGGCTCCGTTCGGTGGCGACCACCTCGAACCCCAGGACGCCAACGAGGAACTGCAGGGTCAGCTCGGGAATGCGCGGGGCGACGGTGGCGTGGTGGAAGCCGCGAATCTGGTGCTCCCCGGGAAGGTCGGCCAGCTCCGGCACCCGGGGGTCCTCGCAGCCGACGAGCTCCGACGAGATGCCGTCGAAGTCCCGAAAGTGGAGGACGGGGTCGCCGAACCGAGCCGGGCGATCGGTGCAGGTGCAGCCCACCGCGGTCAGTCGCTCGCGCCAGAAGTCCATGCTCCCCGGCGAAACCGAGTAGCTCACGTCGGTGATTGAGCCGCGACCGTCGACGGCCGGCGACAGCGGAATGCCCTCGAGGACGATGTTCGTCATGATCGTTCCCGGGTGGCCCAGGCGGTCGCCGAAGAAGAAGTGCCAGCCGGAGGTCGGGTTCTCCTGGTTGCAGGTCTTCTTCACCAGACGAAGCCCCAGCACGTCGCGGTAGAAGCGGAGGTCGTTGGCCGCGGAGCCGACCAGCCCCGTGATGTGGTGGATGCCCCGGATCGGGCCGCGGGTGGGCCTCCTGAACTCAGTCATGGGATCTCCTCGTCATCCGCTCGATGCCCTAGCCAGCAGATGTTACGTTCGTTGGCCGCATGAACTCCTCCCCCGCGGCGCGGCTGCGCGCCCTGCTCGATGCTCCCGGACTCCGGGTGATGCCCTGCTGCTTCGACGCGCTCTCCGCCCGGCTCATCGAGCAGGCGGGATTCGAGCTGACCTTCATGAGCGGGTTCGCCGTCTCCGCCAGCCGCCTGGGATTGCCCGACACGGGTCTCATCTCCTTCGGCGAGATGCTCGACCAGGGCCGCAACATCTGTGCGGCCACCCGGCTGCCGGTGATCGGCGACGGCGACACCGGCTACGGCAACGCCCTGAACGTCAAGCGCACGGTGACGAGCTACGCGGCCGCCGGCTTCGCGGGCGTGATGATCGAAGACCAGGAGGCGCCCAAGCGCTGCGGGCACACCCGCGGCAAGCGGGTCGTCTCCCGCGCCGAGGCCCTGTCGCGGGTCCGCGCCGCGGCCGACGCGCGCGATGAAGGCGCGGACATTCTGGTCATGGCCCGCACCGACGCTCGCGCCACCGACGGACTGGACGAAGCCATCGCCCGCTGCCGGGCCTTCGCCGACCTCGGCGCGGACATCCTCTTCCTCGAAGGTCCGCGGTCCGAGAGCGAGATGGCCGCGTTCTGCGAAGCGGTCCCCGGCCCGAAGATGGCGAACCTGGTCGAGGGAGGCGACACACCGTTGCTACCGCCCAGGCGGCTCGAGGAGATCGGCTACAGGATCGCTGCTTACCCGCTGACGCTTCTCTCCGCCGCCACCGCGGCCATGCTCCAGGCACTTGAGGCCATGGCGAGCGGAGACCAGCCCGCTAACGCGGTGGACTTCAAGCGTCTGCGCGCCATCATCGGATTCGAGGACTACGACGCCGAGGCAGAGCGCTACGACGCCCGACACTTTCGGAAAAGTCAATAGCGGCGTTTGCGACTTTCCCGCTTGGGCGCAGGCTCTTCCGCCGGGCACGCCACCCCATCCTCCTCCTGATCCTCGAACAACGCCGCGAGTTCGGCGGCCAGTGACTCTCCGTGCTCCCGGATGATCCGGCCGTCCCGGGCCTCATCGATCACCGGTCGAGGGAGCGTAGGCGTCTCTGGCTCCATGCGCTAAGCCTAGTTGAAGACGAAAGGCGGGTAGTGCGGTGCGGGGTTCGTCCTACGGATATGGCGACCACGCGGATCAACGACTCGCGAAGCGCGTTCAACAGCCCGAGGCGCTACCGGGTAGTCCGGCCGGACTACCCGGAAGACCGGTGAGACTACCCAAGAAACAAGGCCGACTACCCAAGAAACTACCCAAGAAACCGTGCGGGACCAGATCCAACGCCGCCCCTCAATCCACCTCCCACCTCCCCGCCTCCTCCATCGCCTTCCGGTACGCCGACAGGCAGTACCAGAACAGGATCGCGCCCGCCGGCTTGAAGATCGCCTGCATCGTGGCGAGCGAGTAGTGGACCTTGCCGTCGTCCTGGAAGAGGAAGTCGGTGAAAGCGGCCAGGGTGCTGGTGCCGAAGGCCATGCCGATGAAGCTGGTCAGGAAGATGTAGAAGGCCGTGGCCTGACCGCGCATCTGGTTGGGCGTGATCGGCTGGAACGCTGCCGCCATCACGCCGAGGTAGGCGCCCGAGAAGATCATCCCGGGGATCAGCACCAGCAAGGTGAGCGTGGCGCTGCCCACGAGCGGGGCCGCAACCGAGGGCGGCGTGGCGATCAGGGTCGTCGCCAGCAGGGTCCGCACGTAGGCGTCCCTGTAGCCGCGCGCCGCGAGGCGGTTGGCGATCCAGGGCGCGACCATGATGCCGACGACCCCGGTGATGATCGAGATCGTCCCGTAGCTCGTTCCGGCGTCGCCGCGGCTCAGGCCGTAGTTGCGGACGAGGAACTCCGGGTACCAGGCGGAGGAGCCGTAGCCGGCCATCGCCAGCATGGATGAGCCGATGAACAGCGGCAGGTAGACGCGCTTGCGCTCCCAGATGAACCTGACGAACTCGCGAACCGGCAAGCGCTCCCTGCCGCTTCGCGAAACAGCCAGCTCCTTGCGTTGCGGCTCGACCATCGTCAGCAGCAGGAGCGCCAGCAGAACCCCGGGCAGGCCGACCGTCACCAGCGTCGCCTGCCAGGGTTGCAGCGTGCCGACGACCGGCAGGTCGATCGGACCGATGCGGGTGTAGTAGTCGATCAGCAGGCCGCCGATCACCAGGGCGAAGCCGCCGCCGACCCGCACGCCCGTCTTGTAGAAGGACATCGCGTAGCCAAAGTGGGCCGGGCGGTAGCTGTCGGTGATGATCGAGTAGGCCGGCGGTGCAAGCCCGGCCTCGCCGGCGCCGACCGCCATCCGCGAAGCGAACAGTTGCGACACGCTGTTGGCGAGGCCGCCCGCCGCCGTCGCCAGGCTCCAGAAGGCGACGCTGGCGGCGACGATGAGCCTGCGCGAGTAGTGGTCGGCGAGCCGGCCCAGGGGAAAGCTGGCGAAGCTGTACACGAGCGCGAACGCGGCGCCGGCGAGCAGGCTGTACTGGAAGTCGGTGATCCCGAACTGCTCCCGGATCGGGCCGACCAGGAGGGAGAGGATGTTGCGGTCGAGAAACGACAGCACGTAGGCGAGGAACAGCAGGACGACGCCGTAGTTGGCGGCGCCGAGCGACGGGTAGCCGGCGGCCGTCTCCGCCGACCCGGCCTCGCCCGCGGTCCTCGTGTCGACGGTCAACGCGCGAAGCGGCCGACGATCGGACGACCGGGGCTGACTCCCTCCACGGTCTCGCCGTCGCGTACGACGAACACGCCGTTCACCATCGTGTGGACGATGCCCTCCGAGAACGAGAGCCCGCCCTCGAAGGTGGCGGTGTCGATCACCGTCTCCGGGTCGAACACGACGATGTCCGCGTCGGCGCCGACCTGGATCCGCCCCTTCCGCCTCATCTGCTCGGACATCGTCGCCACCCGGTCCGCCGGGAGCAGGCTCATCTTCAACAGGGCCGTCATCAGGTCGAGCGTGCCCCGCTCACGCACGTAGCGGCCGAGAATCCGGGAGTAGGTCCCGGCCGTCCGCGGGTGCGCTCCCGGAGCGTAGGGCATGCCGTCGGAGGCGACGATCACCCAGTCGTTGTCCAGGGCCGTCTCGATCCACTCCTCCTTCATGAAGTGGAGAATCACGGTTCCCCCCTCGCGGCGATACCGCTCGAAGGTCTCCTTCGTCAGCCTCTCCCCCGTCTCCTCCCACTGCAGGTCGCCGTAGTCGATCTGCAGGCGGTCCTGCCAGCCCTCGTCGAAGATGGAGGACTCGAGGCTGGTCGAGCCGGCGGTGTAGGGGTACGCCTCCGTCGTCACGTCCAGCCCCAGGCGGGCAGCGCCGTCGATCATGTCGAGGACCGTGTCGATCTCTCCCAGCGCCATGCTGTTGACGTGCACGATGTGCAGCGGCGCCCCGGTCCCGACCGCGTTGGCCAGGACTTCCTGCATCGCGTCGATGCTCATCGAGCGCACATGCGTGTGGATGGTGGCCCGCTTCTCGCCGGCGAACCGGAAGACCTCGAAGATCTCCCTGCGGCTGGCGCCGGGGTAGTACTGGGTCGCCATCCCGATACCCAGGCCGCCCTGCTCGAGCCCGCCCTGCAGATGCTCCAGCATGGCCGGGAAGCGCCCGGGCGGCAGTTCCGAGTAGTACGTCCTTTGCGCGGCATCGCGCATGGAGTCGAGCGGTTCGTCCGCAGCGCCGGCTGCCGCGAAGGCCGCCGCGAGATCCGCCTGTTCCTCCTCCGGGACGATCTCCAGGCCCCTCAGGGCGCCGTGGTTGACCGTGGCGCCGTAGTTCACGAGCGACCTGCCTCGTCTCGACTCCAGGAACGACCCGACATCCGGCACGCCCCATTCGAGCTCCAGCGCCGTGGTCACGCCGTCCCGCGCCTGGTACTCGTGCGCCCGCGGACCCTGGCCGTGGGCGTGGAGGTCGACGAAGCCCGGGGCCAGCACGAGGCCGGCGGCATCGATCAGGACGCCTCCGTCGGCGAGCGAGTCCGCGAGCGACTCTTCGGTGAGGGCGGCGATGACGTCGCCCCGGATGCCCACGTTCCGAACCTCGTCGAGCCTCCTCTCGGGGTCGATGACGCGGGCCCCCTGGAAGACGACGTCGAACTCCTGCGTGTCGGCCTCGCCGCTCCCGTCCGTGGCGGGGTTGCAGCCGAGAAGAAGCGTCGCGAGAAGGGGGACCGTTCTGGCAAACGATGAGGGGGTCATGATCCGGCCGATGGTATACACCCCCTCTGCACCGTAGCCCGCTACATCCGACTCTCTCGACCACGGAGTGGTAGCCATGCCGTCGAAGACCCCCGCGCGTACCCGCCTGTCACGCCGAACGCTGCTCGGGCAAGGCGTCGGGGCGGGCGCTCTCCTCGCCGCGTCGACGGTCGGCGCGCCGTATCTCGCCTTCGGCAGGCACAGGCTGTTCGCCCAGAGCGAGGAGCGGTACTCGACGCGTGCGGTCGACCTGATGGGCGACTCGCTGGTCATCGACATGCTGAGCCCGCTCACACTGGCGTCGTCGACGATGCGGGCCTGGTACGGCAACCCCGAGAACATCCCCGAATCGTTCTGGGACGATCTCGACCGGTCCGGGATCGACGCCGTTCTCGACGCGGTGGGAACCGGCCCCTTCGGCGCCAGGGAATCCGTTCTGGAGCGGGTCGCGGGAGTCAACGGCGTCGTCGCGCACAACGGACACCGGATGCTCCGCGTCTCTCGAGCCGCGGACCTCGACGAGGCGGCGCGAAGCGGCCGCGTCGGCATGATCTTCGGCGTGCAGAACGCCGATCACTTCCACTCG
Encoded proteins:
- a CDS encoding CapA family protein, with the translated sequence MNRRQFLRSSAAAGVVALVGGPSSVRAADGDVLLGFVGDLLTDRDDPDEAYAPVRDLLAAPDVLFGNLEGPYSDNPRSVPSAGAALVPPARNLDVLSRVGFDVLSLANNHILDGGREAMLENRRRLHEQGVRTCGAGGSLEEARAPAILETGGVKVAYLAYASVFPRGYEARGSLAGLAPLRAHNFYQDLIDDYYTPGANPRVSTVPDRTDHDNLEADIAAAREQADLVVASFHWGDHFKAHHLTDHELRTARLCIDQGVDIVVGHHQHVLRGMEWYRDRPVFYGLGHFVFDVRLDRWPEEMVAAMPVLDDDADYYGVAPRRGWPLMPLHPEARMTALGYVKLAEGAPSEFGFVPCRLNPDGAVRAVDPESREGRDVMDYVDHGCASQDLNGRVDRASYVDVAGHRGVRILPAGEGA
- a CDS encoding alpha/beta hydrolase; this encodes MIEPYDRIPFPVFFRETADFGDVYGGPGGFVFFDGHLLRPRERASKTVVIFNHPIGGGAWLPLVRGLAAAGHHVIYCNGRYRGNDTALIMEKCVVDLGRTIQHAREELGYERVLLGGWSGGGSLSLYYQQQAENPTVTHTPAGDPYDLTAAGLIPADGVMLLAAHISRAGTLTEWMDASILDEREPHRKDPELDLYNPDNPNQPPYSDEFLERYRRAQVARNARITAWALETLADLKREDGARKEHCFVVQGTMADPRWLDPAVDPNDRPPGRCYLGDPETVNTGPTGLARFTTLRSWLSQWSLEKSNADGLACAADISVPVLVVNNGADEACTPSHARRLYAAVCHDDKEFHEIAGATHYYLGQGDKLAEAVAICGAWIDR
- a CDS encoding VOC family protein; this encodes MTEFRRPTRGPIRGIHHITGLVGSAANDLRFYRDVLGLRLVKKTCNQENPTSGWHFFFGDRLGHPGTIMTNIVLEGIPLSPAVDGRGSITDVSYSVSPGSMDFWRERLTAVGCTCTDRPARFGDPVLHFRDFDGISSELVGCEDPRVPELADLPGEHQIRGFHHATVAPRIPELTLQFLVGVLGFEVVATERSRTRLAVGGNEPGKLIDVVERGDGPWGRHGLGGLHHIALTVDSVEDMERWTRILAGAGLIVTGARDRGWFHSTYFTAPGGINLELSNLDPGWTVDEDLDSLGTILSLPKHLEPQRDAIEAALPRVEF
- a CDS encoding isocitrate lyase/PEP mutase family protein, encoding MNSSPAARLRALLDAPGLRVMPCCFDALSARLIEQAGFELTFMSGFAVSASRLGLPDTGLISFGEMLDQGRNICAATRLPVIGDGDTGYGNALNVKRTVTSYAAAGFAGVMIEDQEAPKRCGHTRGKRVVSRAEALSRVRAAADARDEGADILVMARTDARATDGLDEAIARCRAFADLGADILFLEGPRSESEMAAFCEAVPGPKMANLVEGGDTPLLPPRRLEEIGYRIAAYPLTLLSAATAAMLQALEAMASGDQPANAVDFKRLRAIIGFEDYDAEAERYDARHFRKSQ
- a CDS encoding MFS transporter, whose amino-acid sequence is MTVDTRTAGEAGSAETAAGYPSLGAANYGVVLLFLAYVLSFLDRNILSLLVGPIREQFGITDFQYSLLAGAAFALVYSFASFPLGRLADHYSRRLIVAASVAFWSLATAAGGLANSVSQLFASRMAVGAGEAGLAPPAYSIITDSYRPAHFGYAMSFYKTGVRVGGGFALVIGGLLIDYYTRIGPIDLPVVGTLQPWQATLVTVGLPGVLLALLLLTMVEPQRKELAVSRSGRERLPVREFVRFIWERKRVYLPLFIGSSMLAMAGYGSSAWYPEFLVRNYGLSRGDAGTSYGTISIITGVVGIMVAPWIANRLAARGYRDAYVRTLLATTLIATPPSVAAPLVGSATLTLLVLIPGMIFSGAYLGVMAAAFQPITPNQMRGQATAFYIFLTSFIGMAFGTSTLAAFTDFLFQDDGKVHYSLATMQAIFKPAGAILFWYCLSAYRKAMEEAGRWEVD
- a CDS encoding amidohydrolase family protein, which translates into the protein MTPSSFARTVPLLATLLLGCNPATDGSGEADTQEFDVVFQGARVIDPERRLDEVRNVGIRGDVIAALTEESLADSLADGGVLIDAAGLVLAPGFVDLHAHGQGPRAHEYQARDGVTTALELEWGVPDVGSFLESRRGRSLVNYGATVNHGALRGLEIVPEEEQADLAAAFAAAGAADEPLDSMRDAAQRTYYSELPPGRFPAMLEHLQGGLEQGGLGIGMATQYYPGASRREIFEVFRFAGEKRATIHTHVRSMSIDAMQEVLANAVGTGAPLHIVHVNSMALGEIDTVLDMIDGAARLGLDVTTEAYPYTAGSTSLESSIFDEGWQDRLQIDYGDLQWEETGERLTKETFERYRREGGTVILHFMKEEWIETALDNDWVIVASDGMPYAPGAHPRTAGTYSRILGRYVRERGTLDLMTALLKMSLLPADRVATMSEQMRRKGRIQVGADADIVVFDPETVIDTATFEGGLSFSEGIVHTMVNGVFVVRDGETVEGVSPGRPIVGRFAR